ATTGCAGAAGTAGACTCCCCTACTTACATTACATTTAATGCTGATAAATCTTCTCTCTATACAATCTCCAAAGAGAATGAAGGCGGTGGTGTAACGGCATTTACGCGCCAAGAAGATGGCCAATACGTGAAACGTGCTTCCAATGATTCTGAAATGAGTGCACCGTGCTACATTGCCTTGGACGAAGAGCGTAGCTTGTTATTTACTGCCAGTTATCATGCAGGTTACGTATCCGTTTATAAAGAAACAGAAAACGGTATTGAACTGACGGATCGTGTCCAGCACGAAGGCAGCAGTGTCCATGAAAACCAAAAGACGCCTCATGTTCATTACACAGATTATACGCCGGATAAAAAGTATTTAATGGTTTGTGACTTAGGTACCGACGGCGTTTACAGCTACACAGTTTCAGATGAAGGGACATTAACTGAAGTTTCTCGTTATACGGCTAAACCTGGAACAGGTCCACGTCACCTTGTTTTCCATCCAAACGGAAAAACAGTTTATCTATTGGGTGAATTGAGTTGTGAAGTAGAAGTCTTGGAATATAACGAAGTTGATGGCAGCTTACGTTACCAAAATCGTATCTCTATGCTTCCTGAAAGTCATACCGACTTTAACAGTGGGGCTGCAATTCGCATCAGTAAGGACGGCCGTTTCGTCTATGCTTCAAATCGCGGGCACGATTCAATCGTTGTATACAAAGTAGAAGCAGACTTTTCATTATCATTGGTTGAATATGTACCAACTGAAGGAAACACACCACGTGACTTCAACTTATCACCTGACGAAGCACATGTTATCGTTGGACATCAAGATTCTGATAACTTGACGCTATTCAAACGCAATGAAGAGAACGGTACCCTTTCGCTTGTACAAAAAGATGTCCACGGGCCAGAATGTGTGTGTATTAAATATTAACCTACTAAAAAACGAAAGAGAATCGGAATATCCGAACTCTTTCGTTTTTATTTTGCTTATTTGTGTAAAACAGTTCCGATAACACTTTGTGCTGTCACTTCACCAGAAGCTGTTAATTCGAATTCTTGAACTTTATCCATGTTTGTAACTACAACAACCATTGCGTTGTCTTTACCTGCTTCAGCCAATGCATCTAAGTCACAAGTTGCAACGTGTGTACTTGCAGTCAAAACATCGCCCTCTTTAACATGTGTGTCAAAAGGCTTACCGTTTAATTCAACCGTATCCAAGCCCATATGTAGCAAGATTTCCAAGCCGTTATCCAACTGAATGCCTACTGCATGTTTAGTTGGGAATACGCTAAGTACTTTACCTTCAACTGGTGAATAAATCTCGCCATCAGTTGGAATAACCGCGTAACCGTCACCCATCATTTTTTGTGAGAATACTGGATCTGCAACTTCTGTTACAGGAACGACACGGCCATTTGCCACTGCGTATAGGTTTTTCTTCTCAGAAACTGGGTCTTGCTTTTTATCTTTCTTAAAAAAGTTGAACATATTTAACGCCACCTTTGATAAATTTGAATCTTAAAACAAGATTCGTTTGATACATTTAATATACCATAATCACTATTAATTTCCTATTTATCTGGATAATCATTAGAGTAACTTAATGATTATTCGTTAAAGAAAGCATCATAAATAACTTTGACTGCCGTTGCTTCTTTCTCTTCCTCAATCCCAAACATAATACTAATTTCCGAAGATCCCTGAGTAATCATATTCAAGTTAATGCCCGCATCAGCTAATGCTTGGGTTGCGCGCGCTGTTGTACCTACAGAAGCAACCATGCCTTCACCGACCAGCATAATTAAGCAGAGATTCGCTTCCATATGAACATCGTCCGCTTTTAATTCGTTTTGGAGGCGATATAACAACGCTGCCTGTTTACCCGGAGTTAGTTGATTCCGACGCATCACAATCGTCATATCATCGACCCCTGAAGGAATGTGTTCGATGCTTAAACCCAGCTCCTCAAAAATCTGCGCTAATTTACGGATAAATCCGACTTCTCGGTTCATCAAATATTTCGTAATATGGATGCTCGCAAAACCAGACGAACTCGCGATGCCCGATAAAATACGGTTCGTTTTTGGACGTGTACGCGTGATTAGCGTACCTTTACCATCCGGGCGATTTGTATTTTTTACATGAACGGGAACACTGGCACTAAATGCTGGCTGCAAAGCCTCATCATGGAATACGGAGAAGCCAGAATAAGATAGCTCACGCATTTCGGAGTAAGTTAAATGATATATCTTTTCAGGATTGTCGATATGGTTCGGATTGGC
This genomic interval from Jeotgalibaca porci contains the following:
- a CDS encoding aspartate kinase; this translates as MKVVKFGGSSLASGKQLEKVMNIIKADSDRRIVIVSAPGKRNADDSKVTDQLIAFAKAVIAGDPYESIQASILSRYQEIADELNIQSDVMEKIHTHFRKLLATSFRSPALLEDAFKASGEDNHAKLIAAYFNESGLPARYVSPKEAGIYVTSQPGNASILPESYNYLFHLRDNEEVLVIPGFFGYNENEEIITFSRGGSDITGAIVANGVKAELYENFTDVDAIYAANPNHIDNPEKIYHLTYSEMRELSYSGFSVFHDEALQPAFSASVPVHVKNTNRPDGKGTLITRTRPKTNRILSGIASSSGFASIHITKYLMNREVGFIRKLAQIFEELGLSIEHIPSGVDDMTIVMRRNQLTPGKQAALLYRLQNELKADDVHMEANLCLIMLVGEGMVASVGTTARATQALADAGINLNMITQGSSEISIMFGIEEEKEATAVKVIYDAFFNE
- a CDS encoding PTS sugar transporter subunit IIA, producing the protein MFNFFKKDKKQDPVSEKKNLYAVANGRVVPVTEVADPVFSQKMMGDGYAVIPTDGEIYSPVEGKVLSVFPTKHAVGIQLDNGLEILLHMGLDTVELNGKPFDTHVKEGDVLTASTHVATCDLDALAEAGKDNAMVVVVTNMDKVQEFELTASGEVTAQSVIGTVLHK
- a CDS encoding lactonase family protein — encoded protein: MSHTLYLGSYTKRESKGVHQITLDTHKNELVDYKLIAEVDSPTYITFNADKSSLYTISKENEGGGVTAFTRQEDGQYVKRASNDSEMSAPCYIALDEERSLLFTASYHAGYVSVYKETENGIELTDRVQHEGSSVHENQKTPHVHYTDYTPDKKYLMVCDLGTDGVYSYTVSDEGTLTEVSRYTAKPGTGPRHLVFHPNGKTVYLLGELSCEVEVLEYNEVDGSLRYQNRISMLPESHTDFNSGAAIRISKDGRFVYASNRGHDSIVVYKVEADFSLSLVEYVPTEGNTPRDFNLSPDEAHVIVGHQDSDNLTLFKRNEENGTLSLVQKDVHGPECVCIKY